The Danio rerio strain Tuebingen ecotype United States chromosome 1, GRCz12tu, whole genome shotgun sequence genome includes a region encoding these proteins:
- the wdr17 gene encoding WD repeat-containing protein 17 isoform X10, giving the protein MSQVKQVGLLAAGCQPWNKDVCAASGDRFAYCATLAIYVYQLDHRYNEFKLRAIMSEHKKTITAISWCPHNPEVFASASADNLLIIWNVAEQKAVARLDNTKGIPASLSWCWNAGDSVAFVSHRGPLYIWTVSGPDSGVTVHKEAHSFLSDICLFRWHPLKKGKVVFGHTDGSLSIFQPGSKHQKHVLRPESLEGTDEEDPITALEWDPLSTDYLLVANMHNGIRLLDSESLCCITTFSFPSAAASVQCLAWVPSAPGMFITGDSQVGVLRIWNVSRATPLDNFKLKKTGFHALHVLNSPPAKKSFSSNSPSKNHYTSSTSEAVPPPTLSQNQAFSLPPGHAVCCFMDGGVGLYDMGAKKWDFLRDLGHVETIFDCKFKPDDPNLLATASFDGTIKVWDINTLTAVYTSPGNEGVVYSLSWAPDLNCIAGATSRNGAFIWDVKKGKMITRFNELQHGKNGIFCVAWSHKDSKRIATCSGDGFCIIRTIDGKVLHKYKHPAAVFGCDWSQNNKDMIATGCEDKNVRVYYLATSSDQPLKVFTGHTAKVFHVRWSPLREGILCSGSDDGTVRIWDYTQDACINVLSGHTAPVRGLMWNTEVPYLLTSGSWDYTIRVWDTRDGTCLDTVYDHGADVYGLTCHPSRPFTMASCSRDSTVRLWSLTPLIAPLVVNILTDHSWDDIIGNTDRAMVPGAPPLLCGKVSRDIKQELDKLSSDVRMKKLRWFSECFSPPGGSHNLWDLVAVINGQDDSLLPQYYGQGIMHMKHLVRFKTSEAQELTIVKMSKFGGGIGAPSKEERLKNAAEIHIRLGQIQRYCELMVELGEWEKALSVAPGVSMKYWKKLMQRRADQLMQEGNDDVIPYCIATGEVKKLVNFFTSRGQLKEAVLVAQGACEGNIHVPQITSINHAANSDNDNIEKYCGMLHRVCKELAEWYFQDGCAVLAGCCHLAVDNTELALASLIRGNELELAVCVGTVLGESASKATHYVLELLARKYMTTATCFPSVAHRDLAARLLQMIPDNEILLAKLCAFYPGSSAEINDLHEKCGLPSLEECKELAESAQSEGEIFQAVKYYLLSPEPEKALPIGITYVKEQLSSPDWVVDSVYQILDLLSYIRTDRLILPKCSEERNELLILCGYIGALLAIGRQYSSIVPALYEYTSQLLKRREVAVPLQIEQLSVELEAWRACTQSLKVADDSLYTSPSEAQKTEYSQILSRIREEPIKGLEGPDYVTGSNLPSHSDVQISCFTGLRIQGPAFFLEDGKSAISLNDALMWAKVNPFSPLGTGVRLNPF; this is encoded by the exons ATGTCTCAGGTGAAGCAGGTTGGCCTGTTGGCCGCTGGATGTCAGCCCTGGAATAAAGACGTGTGTGCTGCCAGTGGGGATAGATTTGCATATTGTGCCACGCTCGCCATATATGTGTACCAA CTTGATCACAGATATAACGAGTTTAAGCTGCGAGCGATCATGTCCGAACACAAGAAGACAATCACAGCTATATCGTGGTGTCCACACAACCCTGAGGTGTTTGCCAGTGCCAGCGCTGATAACCTGCTCATCATCTGGAATGTGGCTGAGCAGAAGGCTGTCGCAAGGCTAGATAACACCAAAG GTATCCCAGCATCTCTAAGCTGGTGCTGGAACGCAGGCGACAGTGTTGCGTTCGTATCCCACCGGGGTCCTCTCTATATTTGGACAGTCTCGGGGCCAGACTCAGGAGTCACAGTGCACAAGGAGGCTCACAGTTTCCTCTCAGACATCTGCCTTTTCCGCTGGCATCCACTGAAGAAGGGGAAAGTAGTGTTTGGACACACTGATGGCAGTTTGTCTATCTTTCAACCAG GCTCAAAGCATCAGAAGCATGTACTGCGTCCAGAGTCATTGGAAGGCACAGATGAGGAGGATCCCATCACCGCTTTAGAGTGGGACCCTCTCAGCACAGACTACCTACTGGTTGCCAACATGCACAACGGCATCAGACTACTGGATTCTGAGTCTCTATGTTGCATCACAACCTTTAGTTTTCCCAGCGCTGCTGCATCAGTGCAGTGCCTGGCCTGGGTGCCCAGCGCCCCTGGCATGTTTATTACAGGGG ATTCTCAAGTTGGTGTGCTGAGAATATGGAACGTATCACGAGCGACTCCTCTGGATAACTTCAAACTGAAGAAAACTGGCTTCCACGCACTTCATGTTTTAAACTCCCCACCAGCAAagaaat CCTTTAGCTCGAATTCTCCTTCCAAGAATCACTACACCTCCTCCACTAGCGAGGCCGTGCCTCCACCCACTCTTTCCCAAAACCAGGCCTTCTCTCTCCCACCCGGTCACGCTGTCTGCTGTTTCATGGATGGAGGGGTTGGACTGTATGATATGGGCGCCAAAAAGTGGGACTTTCTACGTGATCTG GGTCACGTTGAAACTATCTTCGACTGTAAATTCAAGCCAGATGACCCAAACCTTCTAGCTACAGCTTCATTTGACGGGACGATAAAAGTCTGGGATATAAACACACTAACTGCTGTGTACACATCTCCAGGCAATGAGGGAGTAGTTTACTCTCTTTCCTGGGCCCCTG ACTTGAACTGCATAGCAGGAGCCACGTCACGGAATGGCGCCTTCATTTGGGATGTTAAAAAGGGGAAAATGATCACAAGATTTAATGAG TTGCAGCATGGGAAAAATGGGATCTTTTGTGTCGCTTGGAGCCATAAAGACTCCAAAAGAATAGCCACATGCAGCGGAGATGGATTTTG CATAATTCGCACCATTGATGGTAAAGTTTTGCACAAATATAAACACCCAGCAGCAGTTTTTGGCTGTGACTGGAGTCAAAACAACAA AGATATGATCGCCACTGGCTGTGAGGACAAGAATGTTCGAGTCTATTACTTGGCCACCAGTTCAGACCAGCCACTGAAAGTTTTTACAGGTCACACTGCCAAAGTGTTCCATGTGCGCTGGTCACCTCTCAGAGAGGGCATACTGTGCAGCGGCTCTGATGATGG GACTGTCCGTATCTGGGATTATACCCAAGACGCTTGCATTAACGTGCTAAGTGGTCACACCGCTCCAGTGCGGGGTCTTATGTGGAACACAGAGGTGCCGTATCTTTTGACCTCAGGGAGCTGGGACTACACCATTCGTGTCTGGGACACCAGAGACGGCACCTGTCTAGACACTGTTTATGACCATGGAGCTGACGTCTACG GTCTGACATGTCACCCCAGTCGTCCATTCACCATGGCTTCCTGCTCCAGAGACTCCACGGTCAGACTTTGGTCACTCACTCCTCTAATCGCTCCCTTAGTAGTCAACATCCTCACTGACCACAGCTGGGACGACATTATTGGCAACACAG ATCGTGCTATGGTTCCCGGGGCTCCTCCTTTGTTGTGTGGAAAGGTTTCCCGAGATATCAAACAGGAACTAGATAAACTCTCAAGTGACGTGCGCATGAAGAAGCTGCGGTGGTTCTCCGAGTGTTTCTCC CCACCAGGAGGGAGTCATAACCTGTGGGATCTGGTTGCTGTAATCAACGGACAGGATGATAGTCTTCTTCCGCAGTACTATGGGCAGGGCATCATGCATATGAAACACTTGGTCCGCTTTAAAACT TCTGAAGCACAAGAGCTGACCATTGTAAAGATGTCAAAGTTCGGGGGAGGTATTGGAGCACCGAGTAAAGAGGAAAGGCTCAAGAATGCAGCTGAAATCCATATCAGACTGGGTCAAATCCAGAGATACTGTGAGCTCATGGTGGAACTGGGAGAG tggGAGAAGGCTCTATCCGTGGCCCCTGGTGTTTCCATGAAATACTGGAAAAAGCTCATGCAAAG GAGAGCAGATCAGCTCATGCAAGAGGGCAATGATGATGTCATCCCGTACTGCATCGCCACCGGTGAGGTAAAGAAGCTGGTAAATTTCTTCACCTCCAGAGGTCAGCTGAAGGAAGCTGTGCTTGTGGCTCAG GGTGCCTGTGAAGGGAATATCCATGTCCCTCAGATAACATCAATAAACCATGCAGCAAACTCAGACAATGACAACATAGAAAAGTACTGTGG GATGTTGCACAGAGTGTGTAAAGAGCTGGCAGAGTGGTATTTTCAAGATGGCTGTGCTGTGCTGGCAGGTTGCTGTCACCTAGCTGTAGACAACACAGAA CTGGCCCTGGCGTCTCTGATCCGAGGCAATGAGCTGGAGCTGGCGGTGTGTGTGGGCACAGTCCTGGGAGAATCAGCCAGTAAAGCCACCCACTACGTTCTGGAGCTTTTGGCCAGAAAATACATGACCACTGCCACCTG CTTTCCATCTGTGGCACACAG GGATCTTGCAGCCAGATTACTCCAGATGATCCCTGATAATGAGATCTTGTTAGCCAAACTGTGTGCCTTCTACCCTGGCAGCTCTGCCGAAATCAACGACCTGCATGAAAAG tgTGGTCTACCAAGTTTAGAGGAATGTAAAGAGCTTGCTGAAAGTGCACAATCTGAGGGAGAAATCTTCCAGGCAGTAAAGTATTACCTACTAAGCCCAGAACCAGAGAAGGCTCTTCCAATAGGGATCACCTATGTCAAAG AGCAGCTGAGCTCTCCTGACTGGGTGGTGGACTCTGTTTACCAAATCTTAGACCTGTTGAGCTACATCAGAACAGACCGACTTATTCTACCAAAGTGTAGTGA AGAGCGCAACGAGCTGCTTATTCTCTGCGGGTATATTGGTGCACTGTTAGCCATTGGGAGACAGTATTCGAGTATAGTGCCAGCACTGTATGAATACACAAG TCAGCTGCTGAAGAGGAGAGAAGTAGCTGTGCCTTTGCAGATAGAGCAGTTGTCTGTAGAGTTGGAGGCCTGGAGAGCCTGTACACAATCCCTCAA AGTGGCAGATGACAGTTTGTATACTTCACCATCTGAGGCCCAGAAGACAGAGTATAGCCAAATATTGAGTCGAATAAGAGAAGAGCCCATCAAGGGTCTTGAGGGTCCAGACTATGTGACTGGCTCCAACTTACCCAGTCATTCTGATGTCCAGATTTCCTGCTTCACTGGCCTCAGGATACAG GGACCAGCGTTCTTCCTGGAAGACGGCAAATCTGCTATTTCACTCAACGATGCCTTGATGTGGGCAAAAGTGAACCCTTTCTCTCCACTGGGGACGGGCGTACGCCTCAACCCCTTCTGA